CACAGTGCTGAAGTGGCAGTCACCTTTGCTGGTATAATTGTTGCACACTGTAATGCAATTTGGTACAATTGCCAAAGGCAGACTACATATATAATTGTGTGGATCCATGACTTGACACGGaattttctttccttctttcaGTTGACATTGCCCAGTTACTTTAATAAATAACACACTTGTGGCTACGCTGCGTTTGTTCTTTGTTGTGTGCTTGCTAACTGTAAAGATAACCCAAATTAAAGAAAATTCCATATGAACATATTCTTCACAAAAGGCAGAAGTAAAAACTATACTATCTTGGTGTGTGGCCATAGAAAATGCAGGAAAAGAAATGATGGTTGTATCCTTGAGTCAATGCCATAGGAGTAAGTGAGGAGTGACATCAACATGGAAAAAGAATAAAGTGTTGCATTAACTTCTTGTGTCGATTATCTTCTGTTTTGCATTGTGGTGTTTTGTACACTTTGACATTTTTGGCACTcaatactttttttcttttgatctATAACAAAGACAAATTCTTGAGTGCTTTTTTGATTTTCTAAGTCTGTGCAGGAGAAGAACAGAGACAGACATGTTCATTTCTTCCATTTGCTACTCTTTGCACTTTAGCCCATACACAATtctataattaattatatttccTTATGAAGATAAAATTTACTAAGCTCAAACCAAGATTCTTATTTTGTAACCCTTGTGGTGTTGCAGTATTCTTTGAGTGGAGAATATGTGCTGTGATAATTGAAATGACAAGCAAAGATATGGATCTACTATATCCTTGGGGAAAAAAAGACAGCATGGTTGCTCAACAAGACAAAAACTACTAGGAGAGTGCATGGGAGGGAGTCAATGAGGAGTGACATCAAATGGCATGGGGAAAAAGCAATGCATTAATTTCTGTTTGGTATTGTGCTccatttggcattgccaaatgtTTCAAGAAACTCTACTTGACATTTGTGGTGCAATGCAAGAAACCCGGACTAACTTGGCACTTGGCACCTCAGAATGCCAAGATAAGTACATAACACAACAATTTCCACTATGATACTTTATTTTGGAAAATTCATGATGTGGTAATTTGATTATAATACAATGAATTATAACTAGCGTCCCGTCTATTAGACATTCGCATGTGATGCAGTAAACGTATGCCGCGACCATAATTATTTTCTCAAAAGTAGTAAATGTATCCCATGACTGTAAATATTTTGTCAGAAGTGGTAAATGTATCCCACTATGACCGTAAATCAAAGGGATACAGGTAGTGCCTGAGCACTAGGTAAGAGATGTAAGATAATGGGTATGGATGTGAATTTATCATGAAGATAAAATGGAGGACGTACTGATCAAACAAGGCATGTGCAAGAGGGGATAAACACTTCCAAGTGGATGCAATAATCACCCAAACAATCTCTTTAAGATTATATCTAATCTAGTTAATGGATTGAGTAATCATCATCGATGTGTGAAGAGAATAGTTTGTTATAGCCTAAGAAAATCGATAATACCTTGCGTGCCTGATACTTAATTCCATGGGAAAATACGGTCAAAAACAGACAAAACGCAGTTCGGTGCTATCATAATTCATAATCATGTCATATGTATCTCGGTATCTGCATGCATTGTCTGCTAGCTAGTATTCATTTGCTACTTTGATCCTGACTCTTAAGGCAGTAATTATGAGCAAGACCACAATTTCACCTCACACATGGATAACCATCATTTCAGCTGCAGAAACAAAGTATGGTGAATTAAGATGACAGATGATAATGGCACTATGTAGTGCAAGTTGTATTGTccactaaattagttttttttcttggtaAAATAGTTTTTGCACATGCACAATCATTTATAAAATACTTATGTGCTTGTCACATTGCAACTATAAATGCTTTCTTTGTTGCAGCTCAGCCTAAAATGAGCATGAACTCCCCTGTCTGCATCTCAGCACAAACAAGTGACAACACGCCATGATATTTTACTTCTAACTGAAAAATATCAAACGTGACATCAACTAGAATTTGGTAGATGGCATGATTAATAATGGCTGTAGTGATAAACCGCATGGAGTTTTCTGCAAGTGAAAATGATACAGCATGTTCTGCACTGTCTTTAAATTTGTTATATGTAGCACAACCGTAAAAGGGCTATGTACCAAATCCACAAGTCCACAACCCTGAAGACAGCAATATgcttcttttcaaaaaggaaaaaaaaacagctttgCATCTAACTTgtttaagaaaaagaaaagatgagAGATCATCAAACCTTTCCAAGATGCAAAGTTGCACCGCCAAACATCTATGAATGAGCATGTGAACCATTTTTCAACATGAACAAAGCTAACATGTTCATACTCATACATGTATATCCTCTTTGCCTAAAAACCCATTTGGTAAGAAACATAGAAATAGCACATACACCATCACATGCAACTGGCTAACATACTACAAGGAGCTACATGATATGAGCTTCTTTGTTCCTTTGGCTACAAATGCGCAACAAAATCAGGAAAGCTGAGGTACTCGTTTTCGCATAGCTCGTGCAggcaactaaacacacccacacCTATTTACGCAGGTGTGCCAAAACAAACCTAACTCCACTACGCCAAAATTATCAactttttcccccaaaaaaattaaagaaaaatgcACATACAAACAGATCAAGGTGAGCTGTGACTTAATAGCCAAaacaaaatgaaaagaaaaagaaaaggaaaaagaaaaggcatttTGGCTAGTACTATAAAACCTGGACaagcctctctctcccccatttCAAGTGTGAGTGCTTCACCTTTCCTCCACTTACTACTCTTTGTGAGAGTGAGCCTCTCGCCATTGTTGCCTCGATAAGAAGCTTAATTAGCTCGGAAGCCTTTTCACTTTTCAGCCATGAGGCTGTCGTCCCTGCTGTTCTTGGTGTGCTTCTTCACTGTCGCCATGTCGcaatgcgcggcggcggcgaaggcgaggcaCTTCAGGTGGGAGGTGAGCAACATGTTCTGGTCGCCGGACTGCGAGGAGAAGGTGGTGATCGGCATCAATGGCCAGTTCCCCGGGCCGACCATCCGCGCCAAGGCCGGCGACACCATCGTCGTCCACCTCAAGAACGGCCTGCACACCGAGGGCGTCGTCATCCACTGGCACGGCATCAGACAGGTCAGTAGCAACTaaactgaattttaattaagCCAAGAACTCACACAAACTCTGCAACTGCAACtgatgtccttttttttttggttacatGTTCAGAATTCAAatacactctttttttttctttggaaatAGCAAACTATAGTACTGATTATTAAACTGTCAATTTTGTACGGGTTAATTTTGGTAAGTGCTGCTTGGTTTTGTGATCAtgcaaaaaagagaaaaaaaattcaacgtTTGCATGGGCTTGGATTGTGACAGATCGGGACACCATGGGCGGATGGCACGGCATCGATCTCCCAGTGCGCCATCAACCCTGAAGAAACCTTCACCTATCGCTTCGTTGTCGACAAGGTACTACTATACTAAATGATATGATCATTGTTCATGCCAAGAAATTTAAATTGAATAAATTCAGAACACATAAGTACTGTACAGTGTAACATGTAGCTGAAGAATTCAGCTGTGTGTGACATCTGAATTGGTTCTGAATGATCAGTGCTGAGTGTTTTCCATGGCTGCTGCCGGGGGACGTACTTCTACCACGGGCACTATAGTACTAAATGATATGATCATTGTTCATCCCAAGAAACTTAAACTGAAATTAATTCAGAACACACAAGTACTGTAGTAACATGTATCTGAAAAATGCTGAAGAATTCAGTTGTGACGTCTGAATTAAATCCTGAATGTTTCATTGAGTGGTTTCTCATGGATGCAGCCGGGGACGTACTTCTACCACGGCCACTACGGGATGCAGAGGGCGGCGGGGCTGTACGGGTCGCTGATCGTGGacgtcgccgacggcgacgaggagccgTTCAAGTACGACGGCGAGATCAACCTGCTGCTCAGCGACTGGTACCACGAGAGCATCTACACCCAGATGGTCGGCCTCTCCTCCAACCCCTTCCGATGGATCGGCGAGCCGCAGGTATGTAACCGTTCAAttatcatcagttcatcaccatCTCTGATGAACTCTGCACTACTACTGTTCTTGCAATTATTTCTTCAGAGAGATATCAGATGTGTATATGCAGTTTCTTGTTAGGTTCTTTGATtgtttgtgattggttgaggtGATAATTTTTAGATCGTTTGGTGATGTAGTGCGTCAAGTAGATTTATACGTTGGTTAAGTAGAAATGGCGCTATGACACTAAAAAATACTTCAGATTATCTTTGAAAGGAGACTTATTAATACTCTGTCACTAGAAAACTCATTACCAATGGGGCAAATCAGCTCCTCAATTTCTTTAAAACTTGCGCAGCAAATTGTTTCATAGCTTTGAATAACTAAGAAAGAGGAGTACTCATTTTGTAATACCATGTTCAGTTCACTGCTGAATGACATGATTTCCAATAATGCACACCACTGAATTCAATTATTAGAGTGGCATACAGATATACAGAATAGTGGCAGTGCTTGCTCTGAAAATACTTAAGTTTAGTTTAAGAAACTTTTCAGTCTTATATAAATAATGCAGATTAAGGCAAGTGCCAGGCTTGGACCAGCCACAAAAGCTAATAAAAAACATGGCCTCAAAGATCTCGGTTGATAGTGATGAACTGACAATGCACACAACTAGCTTTCCTTTTCTCAAACAACACCAAAAAGCTGAAAAATGTGTGCAAGGTCCACTGAAATGATCAGAAAGGTGAACAAAAACATTTGTCAGCCCCAGCCCCATTGGGGTTCCTGGAAAGAAACACTCACTCTTCAAAAAGCACATCAAGTGTATATGACACTTTGGACACAATGCCAGCAGCATCTGTACAACCAAGTCAGAAATCACATTTGATCATATAACATTGCACAGTAGGAAAGATCACATAGCTAGTACCCCCCCCCTCTATTCGCTAATAGATGTCGTTTTAGAAAACGTGTAATCAAATATCGAAATCTAAGGTCGCTTAtatatctaaaaaatatattgacTTAATATGCGCATTTGGTATATTTATCATTGAAAGATACTTTCATCTAGttatatttctaataattttgaaGTATATATATGATTGCAAAATTGGTGATTAAACACATCTATTGGAGACTGCCACTCTTAGCAGATCCGTTTAATCCGTCTCATaaagtggcaaaaagttaacTATCCCGCATAATTGTCCTAAATGACAAGTAAAAAAGAATGAAGGGAAAACTAGATTCTCTCCTCTCACAAATCACAAGGTCACAACAAAATTTTCTGAAGAAATGTTGGAGGGGTGTCATGAATGATTAGGAAACCAAAGTCCAAAAAGGACATTGCTGGTCACCAGGCCACATGATTTTGTAAATGGGACACATCCTGTCATGCTGCAAAGAGAAAAGCATCCATGCAATGCAAGTTAGGGCCCTTCTTTTTCACACTCTAATCTTGGGAAACTGTCTTGCAAGATGCATGATGATGAAGGGAGCTAGCTAGTACTATTATTGTGTGTGGGGAGCATTGGGCAGGCAGGAAGCAGGGAAAAGGTCAATCCAAGCATGATAAGGCTGTGCTGCACattggctgttttttttttgggtttagaGAAAATTTGGCTGATTTCACTGCTGACATATACTATTACAAGAAGTTTGGAATCCCAGGCAGACAGACGTGCACTGATTGCACATTGTTTGACAGGGTCTGTGCCAGCAATGTCTATTGTTCAATTTCAGTTATCTAAaaagaagtactccctccgttttataatgtaagtcattctagcatttccacattcatatagatgttaatgaatctaaacatatagatgttaataaatctaaacatatgactatgtctagattcattaacatctatatacaTGTGGGCAATGTTGGAATgatttacattatgaaatggatGAAGTATTCAATTATTTTTATCTGTCAATTGAGTGTGATCTGTCTGTATTAGACCCTTCTTGAGAAACTGCAATCTGAACCAAGAAAAGAGATGAGAATTCAGAATCACAATGCAATGTTGATTGCTGCTGATTTGGGGGGCAAATCTTTCATGTGGCAGGCATCACAACACTGCATTCTGCTCTGATGAGTGATGAGAATATAAAATCTTTACCTGAATTTCGCTCTGAATATTCTAATGAAATATGAGCTGAAAACTCTGCAGTCATTGCTGATCAATGGGAGGGGCCAGTTCAACTgctcgctggcggcggcgcacacgCCGGGCGCCAAgcagtgcgccgccgccggcaaccggcACTGCGCTCCGGTGATCCTCCCCGTCCTTCCCAACAAAACGTACAGGCTCAGGGTCGCGAGCACCACCTCGCTCGCTTCCCTCAACCTCGCCGTCGGGGTGAGCAAGAATCCAAACATATTTCGTCCAAAAATATTACAAGTTTGTTGGATTTTGGCGAGTTTGTGTTTGAATTATAATTTTGATGACAGAATCACAAGCTGACGGTGGTGGAGGCCGACGGGAACTACGTGGAGCCGTTCGCCGTCGACGACATCGACATCTACTCCGGCGACAGCTACTCCGTGCTGCTGACGACGGACCAGGACACGTCGGCGAACTACTGGGTCAGCGTCGGCGTGCGCGGCCGGCAGCCCAGGACGGCGCCAGCGCTGGCCGTGCTCAACTACCGCCCCAACCGCGCGTCcaggctgccggcggcggcgccgccggccaccccgGCGTGGGACGACTTCGCGCGCAGCAAGGCGTTCACGTACCGCAtcctcggccgcgccggcgtcacgccgccgccgccggcgacgtcggaCCGGCGCATCGAGCTGCTCAACACGCAGAACCGGATGGGCGGCGGGCACGTGAAGTGGTCGATCAACAACGTGTCCATGGTGCTCCCGGCGACGCCGTACCTGGGGTCCCTCAAGATGGGGCTGAGGTCGGCGCtcccgtcggcggcgaggccgtccGACACGTTCGGGCGCGGGTACGACGTGATGCGGCCGCCGGCGAACCCGAACACCACGGTGGGCGACAACGTGTACGTGCTCGCGCACAACGCGACGGTGGACGTGGTGCTCCAGAACGCGAACGCGCTGGCGCGGAACGTCAGCGAGGTGCACCCGTGGCACCTCCACGGGCACGACTTCTGGGTGCTGggctacggcgacggcgcgttccggggcgacgccggcgacgcggcggcgctgaaCCTGAGAAACCCGCCGCTGCGGAACACGGCGGTGATCTTCCCGTACGGGTGGACGGCGATCCGGTTCGTGGCGGACAACCCCGGGGTGTGGGCGTTCCACTGCCACATCGAGCCGCACCTCCACATGGGCATGGGCGTCATCTTCGCCGAGGCCGTCGACCGCGTCAGCGAGCTCCCCAAGGCGGCCGTCTCctgcggcgccaccgccaccgcgctcatggccggcgccggcggccacgtGTGATCGATCGTGCGTGCATTCTCATGCACGTTGCGCTCTTCTTCTAGTACTAGTTTTGTAACTTTGGTGTTCTTTTTGCTCGTTTTATCTTAGCCATTAGCGTGATTTGCGATATGTTGGGTTGGATTTTGCTTAAGCTTATAGGATGAAGAGAGCTAGATCGCATGGAGTGTAGTGTCGCTAATAGTAATCAGTCTCACTGTTCATCCAAAATCAAGCTAAATGCGATCATGACAACCATTTGCGCGTACGGCTTAGGTACCAGAACCACCATATTTTCTAGCGTAAATCATGTGAAACATCATAAGAAATTAAATCAACTACAATATCAACAAAACAAGTGTACCAATCTAGATAGGACTTCTTCCCCCTCTCCTATGGCCACATCTAGGCCTGTTTGGGGAAGCTTAAGATTCTAAGAAGCAGCTTTTTCTAGCGTAAATCATGTGAAACATCATAAGAAATTAAATCAACTACAATATCAACAAAACAAGTGTACCAATCTAGATAGGACTTCTTCCCCCTCTCCTATGGCCACATCTAGGCCTGTTTGGGGAAGCTTAAGATTCTAAGAAGCagctgagaatctggaaaaaccGAGATTCTCAGCTTCTGGTTCTAGTTCATATTTTGGATTttacaactacagcttctcagaatctgtaTCAAAAGATGAACTATTTGGGGGAGTTTCTAATTCTGAGAGAAGTTACAACAGCTAAAAGCTTCCTCAAATAGGCCCCTAGACTCACTCTACAACGACGAGAATGGGAGGGGATCCGGAAGTGGCGGAGCCAGGAATTTAACCCTATAGGGTCAATTACTACTAGTTTGTATTTAAGTGGGACCATTTCTCtaatttttctagatttttacTTGAAAATCAAGGTTTATAGGGGTGTTCTTAAAAAAGTTGTGGGGTTAGCTGACCCCACAGTCTATGCATAGACCCATCACTGGGATCCGGTTCAAACGGTAGTGCAAACGCTAGAGGAAGACAGAGGTGACAAGAAAAGGCAGGAGATGCTCAGATGTTGAAGGCGTCGCTCCCACTATGCAGCGAGCTCTGCACGACTGCACCTCTTGCTACTATCGTGTCATCACCCACTGCTTAGTGGAAAGTGTTCAGTTTTTCTTCCATGTCACTTGTCAGGCGTTCATGGGGAAGCATTCCCCTTTGGAATAAGTCCACTAGTTCCAATCTAGTTCATATCCCTGGATCGTAATACCGAATATGTTGgcccccaactattaaaaccgcataatttgactcccttaacggTTTTAGAGGGCGATTTCACTGACGTAGTGTTTTGACGCGGTCCAATCAGCTAGCTCatcatgtgggacccacctagcAGTGCccaattttcttcttctttcccctttcttctctcACTATTTCTCCCCTCTCCTTTCTGCTACCATGGTGGCGGTGGTGTCGAGAGGTTGATCAGCCCAGAGAGAGGTGCGTGCGGTAGAGAAATTGGACAGGTGGGACAAGAAGCACTCGAAGCTGGCTACAGGCGGCAGCTAGCACAAGCTGATGGTGTCCGAATCGCCGTGCTAATgcaaccgcgcctccatccacGTCGGCTGCCCCACCATGCTCCAAGTCAATTGCCGCCCTTCTTCCCACTtgtaggatcaaggaggccgactagagaggggtgaataggcggttttaaaacttttggCTAAAACCGAGTTTTGTATGCAGAAGCGTAAATCAAAACGGTTTTGCACAATTCAAAACCTAAATCAACTAGTCTCAAGTAAGTGCACAAAGAATCTAGCCTATGTTGAGATTTGTAAGCCTAGGGTGATAATAGCACAAATAAACTCTACTATGTAAACTTTCGCAAAGTAAATTTCCACAAAATAAAGGAGACAAGTGACAAAAGATTTTTTTCACCCGATGTTCGGAAGCTTGCCAACTTCCTACGTCACCGTTGAGGCGAGTCCAACTTCACCGCTCAAACCATGAAGCCACTGCAAGCCctcttcgtcaaggggtgggcaaggtggAAGCCGGCCCACGAAGTGGTCTCCCAAGCCTCTATCACTATGGTTGTTCTTCCTCCACTCCGGAGATGGCGAACACCGAGCCACTCACAATCAACACCGGGTCTCCTACACAACCTTcttggagaggtcaccgggcaactcctccaaaCCGTCTATAGCAggtggcaacctccaagagtaacaagtctatGATGCTTGCCaaggatgatcaagtgccacactagctctaacAATGAAGtaatgcacttggattggcttaactcactctccAACACCTCACTAAATAAACTAAGTAcacaagggtgtgagagctcttgcaagggttcaagataatgcaatggagtgccaaaaccttacccttACTGCTGGGaagtgggtatatatacccctaaccaccaaaactagccgttggaggcTAAAACACCTTTTAGGACGtgcctgccggtctgaccgcccttcTAAacccggtcagaccagccctcGGTCCAACAGTCGAAAAACTAGCCCACGGGGGCTTTCGGGTCCTtcaggcggtctgaccggccatcaaagatcggtctgaccgctggCCGATTTTCAGCACAACCCACCGACAGTAAAACGGCGATATCTCTTAACTCGTGTCTCAGAGTTTGacgttcttggactctatggaaataTTATTCAAAGGGATATCCAACCCATGAAAAATCCATTCAATAAACATGACTTAATTCAGGGAGaaagggctcacactccaaaggatatccACCGGACATACCCACAAGATGCCACTCACTCCTATTAGACATGCCCACTTCTCTCTTTGTTTGggacttgagaaaactcatcACACTTCACACTTGGCTAGACAATCCCACCGAATtcacctacatgcatatgaactaatatggcacaagatcatccacatgttcgcttcatagacccctccAGATAGTACGATGCCTATCTAAcaaatccggtctacaccaaacaccaagagcgggaaaaaagactaagaaaacattcttgGCTCgattatacctttgccttgcaCCATCCAACTTGGGGTCAATGCTTGAACCAagatcaacacttgtgaccattCGGTTGAATCATGTTTATGCCGAGGTCTTGGCCATCCTTTGTCAAGACTTTCTTCTCATCATAAGCTTGATTTCATTCTTATCAACATGGCAATGCTTTTGGCTTGGTGACCATCAACCCATGGTGTCATCCATTATCCTCATCACAGTGGGACCTATTCCTTTGCACAGCTCATAGGAGAACATTAGTCccaacaaatcggttgtcatcctCCACTTGATGACCAACtggttgcatatgaaagatatgtaTATGTTTGTTAAGTATTCATTAACACCACAAGTGTACTCGCATGCAAGCTCAAATGCAAAGATCcaatataaataataggtgaacaatATGGATCTAGAACATGCACAACAAGAGTGTATAGGATTTGttccccctaaatatatgcatacaaaggAATATACAAGAGAGACAAGTGTATGCATAACTAGAGAATGACCaatgggggtttatcctatacacatAAAAAAAAGCGTATGTAGtaattgtggagattatgggtaccccatacccacacggcatggttatctgACTAATTATAGGGGATAGCTTCtatgtatggaatatgtaacaaatcatgacttgggtattacgttttcttttatattatggagcggcctaaagttctgatttgataatattgtaaaatagatttaggaaaccgataccgtattggttaaggtttctatcttgtaatcctgccccccatcctatataaggtgggcaggaggccctcta
The Oryza sativa Japonica Group chromosome 6, ASM3414082v1 DNA segment above includes these coding regions:
- the LOC4341335 gene encoding L-ascorbate oxidase encodes the protein MRLSSLLFLVCFFTVAMSQCAAAAKARHFRWEVSNMFWSPDCEEKVVIGINGQFPGPTIRAKAGDTIVVHLKNGLHTEGVVIHWHGIRQIGTPWADGTASISQCAINPEETFTYRFVVDKPGTYFYHGHYGMQRAAGLYGSLIVDVADGDEEPFKYDGEINLLLSDWYHESIYTQMVGLSSNPFRWIGEPQSLLINGRGQFNCSLAAAHTPGAKQCAAAGNRHCAPVILPVLPNKTYRLRVASTTSLASLNLAVGNHKLTVVEADGNYVEPFAVDDIDIYSGDSYSVLLTTDQDTSANYWVSVGVRGRQPRTAPALAVLNYRPNRASRLPAAAPPATPAWDDFARSKAFTYRILGRAGVTPPPPATSDRRIELLNTQNRMGGGHVKWSINNVSMVLPATPYLGSLKMGLRSALPSAARPSDTFGRGYDVMRPPANPNTTVGDNVYVLAHNATVDVVLQNANALARNVSEVHPWHLHGHDFWVLGYGDGAFRGDAGDAAALNLRNPPLRNTAVIFPYGWTAIRFVADNPGVWAFHCHIEPHLHMGMGVIFAEAVDRVSELPKAAVSCGATATALMAGAGGHV